The DNA sequence GCCGGTCTATGCGCCTCACCCGCAGTGGCGTGTTCCGGCGCGTTTCGTCGAGTATGCGACGCCGCGTCGCACCGAAGTCGGTGCCGCGGTGGACGGGCTGACGCACGTTTACGAGTCGCCCGGGTACGTGGAGTTCACGCTGCGGGGGGAGACCCACCGGCTCATCGCGTTCGAGGGATACGCGCCGGGCGAGCTCGTCGTGCTGTTCACCGACGAGACGAGCGGGCGGACCACCTACGCCGCGAATCGGACGGTCGGCGTGCCGGCCCCGGACGCCGACGGCGGGACGGTGATCGACTTCACGCGCGCCGTCAACCTTCCCTGCGCCTACACCGACTTCGCGACCTGCCCCCTCCCGCCGGCCGGGAACCACCTGCCGATCGCCGTGGAAGCGGGGGAGAAGACGCCGCTCGCGCGGGTGCACGCCACCCTCTGACGAGGGGTGCCACCTCGTTACGCGGTGTTGCTCGCCCCGCGGGCACCCCGGCGCCGCCCGCTGATACTGGAACCATGTCGGGTGCAGACGCGCCGGCGGTCCCCTCCGCGGAGTGGCTCGTCGAGCAGGTGGAGTGGACCGATCCGCGTGCGCACGCGCTGCGTGACGCGATGGACGCCGAGATCGGACCCCGGTACGCGGGCAGGCTCGACGACGTGCCGCAGGACGTCGCGGAACGGATCGGGGCGGCGCTGTCCGTCGCGCCGGAGACGATCGTCGCGACGGTGATCGTGACGAATGCCGAGGGCGAAGCCGTCGGTCACGCCGCGCTCCGCGACCTCGGCGCGGAATTCGCGGGGTCGCTCGAGGTCAAGCGGGTGTACGTCGCTCCGGACGCCCGGGGCAGCGGCGTGAGCCGTCTGCTGATGGCGGAACTCGAGCGGATCGCCGCCGACCTCGGCGCGCAGCGGCTGATCCTGCAGACCGGAGACCGCCAGCCCGAAGCCGTCGCCCTGTACGAGCGGATCGGCTACACGCGCATCCCGATCTATCCGCCGTACCTCGAGATCGCCTTCTCGCAGTGCTTCGAGAAGCCGGTCGCCCGGAGGGCCGCCGCATGAGCGACACCGCCGAGGTGGTCGTCGTCGGCGGCGGTGCGATGGGGGCGGCATCCGCGTGGCAGCTCGCCCGCCGCGGCGTCGACGTCACGCTCCTCGAGCAGTTCGAGCCGGGCCACCGGCACGGCGCGTCGCACGGCGCGTCCCGCAACTTCAATCTCAGCTACGAGGATCCGGGGCTCCTGGCCTGGCTGCATGAAGCCGACGGGCTGTGGCAGGAGCTCGAGGCCGAGACCGGTTCCGAGCTGCTGACCCGCACCGGGATCATCAACCACGGTCCGGGCCGCGACCAGAACCGTGCCGTGCAGGCGCTGCGGGACGGCGGCTTCGACGTCGAGCATCTGGACGCGCGCGAGGCGGCCGATCGCTGGCCCGGCTTCCGCTTCGCCGGTCCGGTCTTCCACACCCCGCAGGCGGGCCGTCTGCACGCAGACCGGGCCGTCGCGGCGCTCGGCTCGGCGGCGGCGGTGCGCGGCGCGCGGATCCGCCATCAGACGGCGGTGCTGGACGGGTCGGCCGGCGACGACGGCGTCCGGGTGCGCGTGCGGACCGCGGACGGGAGCGAGGATACGATCCGCGCACGACGCGCGATCATCACGGCCGGGGCATGGACGACGGATGTCCTCACCGCGCTCGGCATCGAGGCGTCCCTGCCGCCGCTGCGAGTCACGCAGGAGCAGCCGGCGTTCTTCGCGCCGCGCGACGGGTCGACCGCGTGGCCGGGATTCAACCACACCCCTGCGGCCGACGATGCCGCCACCGCGTGGTTCCCGAGCGGTGTGTACGGCATGGGCTCGCCGGGGGAGGGCATCAAGGCCGGCTGGCACGGGGTCGGACCCGAGACCCACCCCGATCGCCGCACCTACGTTCCCGACCCAGGCCTGTCGGACGCGATCGTCCGGTACGCGCGGGAGTGGCTCCCGGGGGTGGATTCCGCCGCGTTCTCCGAGATCACGTGCACGTACACCTCGACCCCGGACTCCGCGTTCGTCCTGGAGCGGATCGGACCGGTCGCCCTCGGCGCCGGCTTCTCGGGTCACGGGTTCAAGTTCACGCCGGTGATCGGTCGCGTGCTGGCGGACTTGGTCGTCGACCCGCGCTGATCAGGCGCCGCGCGGCGAAAGGGACGGGATCCGATCGAATCGGATCCCGCCCCTTTCGCGTGCCGTCACGGCTTGGGCAGCCCGGGCGGGTTGACCAGCGACTCGGTGACGCCCTCGGACTCCAGGCCCCAGAACTCGAGCAGCTCGGTGTAGGTGCCGTCCTCGATGATCTTGTTGAGCACGATGCTGACCGGTTCGATCAGGCCGTTGCCCTTCGCGGTGCCGGCCGCGATGTTCGCGGTGTCGGGCCAGCCGCCGGGCACGATGCCGACGAGCTTCGTGTCACCGGTCTCCAGCGCCGCCCAGGCGGCAGTCGCGTTCGGGCCGAAGTTGGCGTCGGCGCGACCCGACTGCAGCGCGAGCGTGGCCGCGGCGGTGTCGTCGTAGTACTGCAGCTCGGCGGGTGCCTTGCCGTCCGCTTCGAGTTCCTCGTTCCAGCGCAGGAGGACCTGCTCTTGGTTCGTCCCCGAACCGACGATGATCTTCAGGCCCGAGATGTCGGCGGCCTCGCTGATCGAGTCGATGTCGCTGTCGGCTTTGACGTAGAAGCCCAGGAGGTCCTCGCGGTAGCTCGCGAAGTCGTAGAGCTCCTTGCGCTCCTCCGTGACCGTGACGTTGGAGGTGATCAGGTCGTACTTGCCCGACTGGATGCCCAGCGGCCAGTCCGCCCACGCCACGACCTGCGGGTTGTACTCGAGGCCGAGTCCCTCCGCGATCAGCAGGCCGATGTTCGGTTCGGTGCCGGCGACGTCGGTCGCGGCGGACGTGCCGTCGGGCTGGTAGCTCAGCGGCGGGACGAACGCCCCGACCGCGACGGTGAGCTTGCCCTCTTCGATCGGCTCGAATCCGCTCGCCTTCAGGGCTTCGACGGCCTCGGGAACGGGGTCGGTGTGGAACCACTCGATCTCGCCGGTCGCGGTGTTCGTCTCGGTCGGCTTCGGGCTGGATGCCGCGGCCTCGGCCGCGCCGCCGTTCAGATTCACGGCGGCGAACACGCCGCCGACGATCGCGGCCACCGCGACGACGCCGACGCCGATCGCGATGCCCTGCTTCTTGCTGATTGCCATGCTGTGTCTCTCTTTCGGGTGGTGCGTTCTGAGCCGACGGGGCGCGTCAGGCCAGAACCTTGGCGAGGAACTCCCGCGTGCGCGGGTGCTCCGGGTTCGTGAGGACCTTCTCGGGGGATCCGTCCTCGATCACGTGACCGCCGTCGATGAAGACGACGCGGTCGGCGACTTCGCGGGCGAAGCCGATCTCGTGGGTCACGATGATGAGGGTTGTGCCGCCGCGGGCGAGATCGCGGATCACGTCCAGCACTTCGCCGACGAGCTCGGGGTCCAGCGCACTCGTGGGCTCGTCGAACAGCAGCACCTTGGGGTTCAGAGCGAGGGCGCGCGCGATCGCGACGCGCTGCTGCTGGCCGCCGGACAGCTGTCGCGGGTAGTGCTCCGCCTTGTCGGTGAGGCCGACCCGCTCCAGCAGCGACAGGGCGAGCTCGCGCGCGGCATCCTTGCTGAGCACGCCGAGGTCGACGGGCGCCTCGGTGATGTTCTCCAGCGCGGTGAGGTGCGGGAAGAGGTTGAAGTTCTGGAAGACGATGCCGATCTGCGTGCGCCGCTTCAGGATCTCCTTCTCGCGCAGCTCGTAGAGCTTGTCTCCCCGCCGCTCGTAGCCGATCAGCTGCCCGTCGACCGTGACCGATCCGCGATCGACGGACTCGAGGTGGTTGATCGTGCGCAGCAGCGTCGACTTTCCCGAGCCGCTCGGCCCCAGGATCGCGACGACCTCGCCGGGCGCGATCGTGAGGTCGATCCCGGAGAGCACCTCGACCCCCGCGTAGGACTTGTGGACGTTGTGGATCTCGACGAGTCCCGTCGTCGTGATCCGCGGAGCGGCAGCGGTGTGCGTGCTCATCGGGTCTCCTCGTTCGCGTCGATGGCGGCATCCGGCCGGACGGGAAGGTCGGCGGATACGGGTTCCCGCGGAGGTGCCTTCGCGCCGTCTTCGCCCAGGCGCGCCCACTGCACCGCGGTCCACCGGCGGAACCGCTGCAGGGGAGTCGGCGGCAGCGTGCGGACAGATCCCCGGGCGTAGTACCGCTCGATGTAGTACTGCGCGATGCTCAGGATCGTGGTGATGATCGTGTACCAGACCACCGCCACGAGCAGGAGCGGGATCACGCGGCTGTTGCGGTTGTAGATCACCTGGACCGCGTAGAACAGCTCCGGGATCGCGATCACGAACACCACCGAGGCGCCCTTGACGAGGCCGATCACCTCGTTCGTCGCGTTCGGGATGATCGAGCGCATCGCCTGCGGGAGGATGATGCGGAATAGTCGCTTGCGGGCCGGGATGCCGAGCGCGGCAGCCGCTTCGTGCTGGCCCTGGTCCACGGAGATCAGGCCGCCGCGGATGATCTCCGCCGAGTAGGCAGCCTGGTGCAGACCGAGCCCCAGGATCGCCGCCGCAAAGGCGCTGATGAGCTGGACGGTCGGGAACTCCACGATCCAGAAGTCGGTCGTGAACGGCGTCCCGAGCCCGAGCGTCGGGTAGAGGTAGCCGAGGTTGTACCAGACGATGATCTGCACCACGAGCGGCACCGAGCGGAAGAACCAGATGTACGCCCAGGAGATCGAGTTGAGCAGCGTCGACTTCGACAGCCGGCCCAGCGCCAGCACCGTTCCGAGGATGAAGCCGATGGATGCCGAGATCGCGGTGAGCGAGAGCGTGTAGCCGATGCCGATCAGGACGGGCTCGGAGAAGAAGTACGACGCGAAGACGTTCCACTCGTAGTTCTCGTTCGTGAACAGCGACCACACGAACTGCGCGATCGCGAAGATCAGGATCGCGCTGAGCACCCACCGGAACCAGTGGCGGGTGTGGACGACGCGCACGTCGCCGAGGTCGACGCGTTCGGCCCGCGCCGGTGGGCCGCCCTGTTCCGGCGCGGATACCGCGACGGGCGCTGTGGTGATCGTGCTCATGTCTGTTCCTCTTCGGTCGGAGGCCGCGGAGGGGACCGCGGGTGCTCGGCAAACCTAGGAGGGCCAAGCGGCGGCCGCACGCCGCGTCATCACATGACGCAATGACCGGTCATCGGCCGTAACACGCGCTCGGTGCGCCCTGCGGGACGGACCGATGTGTCGCCGGGGGTCGTCTGATTTCGGTGTGTTTCACCCCGCCGCGACAGCAGGCGCGGAGGTCCGGAGACTCGGTGTATGCCCCTGCTCATCGACGCTCACGAACTCGCGTCCGAGATCGATTCGGGGCGTCCTGTGCGCCTGCTCGATGTGCGGTGGAGACTGAATGCGCCGGAGGGGCGACCCGCCTACGTCGCGGGGCACCTGCCCGGCGCCGTCTACGTCGACCTCGAGCGCGAGCTCGCCGAGACCGGGCACCCCGAGATCGGTCGGTATCCCCTCCCGGCTCTGGCGGACCTGCAGCACTCCGCCCGGCGCTGGGGGGTGAACGACGGCGACCTGGTCGTCGTCTACGACGACAACGATGCGGTCGCGGCCGCGCGGGCGTGGTGGCTGCTGCGGAGCCGCGGCGTGGACATCCGGGTGCTGGACGGCGGCATCCGCGCCTGGGTCGGTGCGGGCTTCCCGGTGCAACGCGGAGATGTCCTGCCGAAGCGTGGTGACATCACTCTGAGGGACGCCGACCCCGGTGTCGCGACGATCGACGACGCCGCCCGGGCCCCCGGCGAGGGCCATCTGATCGACGTCCGCGCACCCGAGCACTATCGCGGACTCGCCGCCGGCACCGAAGCCGCCGCGGGGCACATCCCCGGCGCCCTGAACATCCCCACCGTCGCGCACATCGCGCGCGACGGCACGCTGCGCGCGCCCGCGGAGATCCGGGCGACCATCGAGGCGGCATCCGTCGACCCCGACGCGCCGATCGTCCTCTACTGCAGCACGGGGATCGCTTCGGCGCACTCGGCGCTCGCTTTCGCGACCGCGGGGATCGATGCGCGCCTGTTCATCGGCTCATGGAGCCAGTGGTCGCTCGCGCCGAACCGGCCCGTCGCGGTCGGGCCGACGCCGACGGGAGTCCTGCAGGGCTGGTGAGTCGCGGGCTCAGCGCGCCTGCAGGTACGGCCACTGCCCGTCGAGCCACTCCGCGATGATCCGGGCGCGCTCGTCGGATTCGGACGCCGGGAACGCGAGCCCCCGCGTCGGGACGGAGGCCCCGAGTTCGACGAGCAGGGGGCGCAGGGTGTGCTCGACGGCGAGCGTGTGCGCGGGGCTGCCGATCGTCAGGATCGGCACGGCTGTCACGGACGCCAGCCCATTCGTCGGATAGCGGTCGAGGAACGCCTTGAGCAGCCCGGTGTAGCTGGCCTTGTAGGTCGGGCTCGCCACGATCAGCAGGTCTGCGCCGGCGACGCGGCCCAGCAGCTCGTCGATGCGCGGTGCGGGGAAGCGGAAGAGCTCGTCCGCCACGTCGGCGAGGTCGATCGTCGGGTGCACCGTCGCGTCGCTGCGTCGAGCGAGCTGCGCGGCGAGTTCTTCCGCGATGAGACGCGTGCGCGACTGAGGCTGCGGGTTGCCGACGAGGACGACGATCGAGGACATGGCTGCTCCTGGGTGCGTGGCGGCGGTCCGAGCCGCCTGGATCCGCACGTTACCGACACTTGCCGGCCGTCGGTGCGCCGGGCGTAACAGCGCGGAACGGGGGGGGCTGCGCTCGCGCCCGGATGTCAGTCCGAGGCGGCAGGAGCCGACCCAACCGTGGCCGCACTGAGGAGTGGACGCGACGGCGGGAGTCGAACCCGCAACGCTGCCGGGTATGAGCCGGAGCCCGGGACCGCCCGGATCGCCGCGATGTCTTGACGCTAACCCGATCCTGCGGCAGGCGTCCGGATTGTGAAGGGGGGTTGCGCAATGCGTCGGCGTGTGACGCCTCGCGCGTGGTGCGGCAGACTGGAAGCATGACCTCCCGCGCGATCCGCACCCTTCGGGGCGGCATCGCAGCGGCCGTGGCGATCGAGGTCGCCCTGCTCTCGCACGTGCTGGCCGGCGGCGCCGCGCCGGACGCGCTCCTGGTGGCGCTCACGTTCGTCGTCTCCTGGATCGTGTGCCTCGCTCTCGCCGGCCGCCGTCTGTCGCTCGTGCGCCTCGCGCTCGCGGTCGGGCTCAGCCAGTTCGCGTTCCACGCCGCCTTCAGCGTCTTGGGCACGCCTCAGGCCGCCGCCGCGAGCGGTGGCGTTCACGCCCACCACGCGATGACGATGGATGCCGCTCCGCACGCGACCGCGATGGTCGCGGCGGACCCGCTGATGTGGGCCGCCCACGCCCTGGCCGCGGTCGTCACGATCGCCGCGCTGTACCGCGGGGAGCGGGCCGTTCGCGCTCTGCTGGAGCCGCTGGTCACCCTCGTCCGCGCGGTCGTGCACGTCGTCATGGTCACGCCCGCGCGCCCGCGTCGGCTCGCCGCCGCCCGCATCGAGAACAGCGTCCTCCCAGGCCGCCGCTGGGTCGCCGAGCCCGCGACGCGGCGCGGGCCGCCGCGCGGCATCCTTCTCCCCGCGATCTAGGCGACCTCCGCGTCGCCATCGGAGTGCGCCTCGTCCGCGAGGCGCTGCCCGCGCGTACGCCGACGGACGGCTGTGCCCGGGCGAGAAGAGAAGGAAGTGCGCGATGCGTGCACGGCGTTCGGTGTTCCTCGGCGCCGCCGTGATCGGTGTGCTGATCTTCGGATCGGCGCAGTCGGCCGCGGCCCATGACGAGCTCGTGGGCAGCGACCCCGCCTCGGGGGAGGTGCGGCAAAGCCTGCCCGAAAGCGTCGAACTGACGTTCTCGGGCGAGCTCATGGAGCTCGGCGCGATCGTCGAGGTCCGCGACGCGGGCGGCGTCGATCACGCCGCCGGCGACCCCGAGATCGACGGGACGGTCGTGACCGTCCCGGTCGACCCGGGCGGCGGCGACGGCTCGTACGCCGTGGTGTGGCGCGTCGTGTCCTCTGACGGGCATCCGATCTCGGGATCGGTGCCGTTCGTGGTCGGTTCACCCTCCCCGGAGCGCACCGACACGCCGTCCGCGACGCCGACGCCGACTGCCGTCGACGCCGAGGCGACGGATGCCGCGCCGCCCGCCTCGAGCGCGTGGGCGCCCGGCGGCTGGGCGCGCACGGCGGCTGTCGCCGCCGGAGGCGCGACTCTCGCTCTCCTTCTCCTCATCGTGGGGATCACCCTCGGTCGCCGGCGAGCCGCCGCCGACCGCGCGACCGGCATCCGATCCGGCGCACCGGCTGAATCCGCGAAGCGCGCATCCGCGCCCGCACCACACGAAAAGGACCGTTCATGAACACCCTGCACACCCGCACACCGCTCGCCGCCCTGGCGGCGACCGCCGCACTCCTGCTCGCCCTCACCGGCTGCGCGGGCACGGCGACCGCCGAGCCCTCGGCGACGACCGCTCCCGAGGCCGACTCGATCACCGTCGAGGACGCCTGGGTCAAGACCGCCGAAGAGGGCATGTCCGCCGCGTTCGGGACGATCGAGAACACCGGCGACACGGACGTGGTGATCGTCGGTGCGAGCACCGCGGCATCCCCGATGATCGAACTCCACGAGACCGTCGAGGACGACTCCGGCGCGATGGTGATGCGCCAGAAGGAGGGCGGGTTCGTGATCCCGGCCGGCGACCACCTGCACCTGGAGCCCGGCGGCAACCACATCATGCTGATGGGCCTCGCGGACCCGATCGTCGCGGGCGACGAGGTCACCTTCACCCTCGAATTCGAGGACGGCTCGACGCTCGAGTTCACCGCTCCCGGCAAGGACTACGAGGGCGCGAACGAGACGTACGAGGGCGACATGGACATGGATCGGTAGATGTCCCGCCACGACCCGAACGACGGTCGTGCGCGCCTCAGCCGGCGGCAGCTCCTCCTCGGAGGAGCCGTCGCCGGCGTCGGGGCGGTCGCGGCCGCGGGAGCGGATCGCATCCTCGATCCGCCCGCGGCCGTCGCCGCACCGGAGGAGCTCAACGGCACTCAGACGATCGCCTTCCACGGATCCCGCCAGGCGGGCGTCGACACTCCCGTGCAAGCGCATGCCGCCTACTTCGGGCTGACTCTGCGTCCCGAGGTCGATCGTGCGGCGCTCGCTCGGCTCATGCGGATCCTCACCGACGACGCGGCGCGACTGACGCAGGGCGAGCCGGCGCTCGCCGACTCCGAGCCCGAGCTCGCGCTCGTTCCGGCGCGGCTCACGGTGACGTTCGGCTAC is a window from the Microbacterium lacus genome containing:
- a CDS encoding sulfurtransferase → MPLLIDAHELASEIDSGRPVRLLDVRWRLNAPEGRPAYVAGHLPGAVYVDLERELAETGHPEIGRYPLPALADLQHSARRWGVNDGDLVVVYDDNDAVAAARAWWLLRSRGVDIRVLDGGIRAWVGAGFPVQRGDVLPKRGDITLRDADPGVATIDDAARAPGEGHLIDVRAPEHYRGLAAGTEAAAGHIPGALNIPTVAHIARDGTLRAPAEIRATIEAASVDPDAPIVLYCSTGIASAHSALAFATAGIDARLFIGSWSQWSLAPNRPVAVGPTPTGVLQGW
- a CDS encoding ABC transporter substrate-binding protein — protein: MAISKKQGIAIGVGVVAVAAIVGGVFAAVNLNGGAAEAAASSPKPTETNTATGEIEWFHTDPVPEAVEALKASGFEPIEEGKLTVAVGAFVPPLSYQPDGTSAATDVAGTEPNIGLLIAEGLGLEYNPQVVAWADWPLGIQSGKYDLITSNVTVTEERKELYDFASYREDLLGFYVKADSDIDSISEAADISGLKIIVGSGTNQEQVLLRWNEELEADGKAPAELQYYDDTAAATLALQSGRADANFGPNATAAWAALETGDTKLVGIVPGGWPDTANIAAGTAKGNGLIEPVSIVLNKIIEDGTYTELLEFWGLESEGVTESLVNPPGLPKP
- a CDS encoding FAD-dependent oxidoreductase, translating into MSDTAEVVVVGGGAMGAASAWQLARRGVDVTLLEQFEPGHRHGASHGASRNFNLSYEDPGLLAWLHEADGLWQELEAETGSELLTRTGIINHGPGRDQNRAVQALRDGGFDVEHLDAREAADRWPGFRFAGPVFHTPQAGRLHADRAVAALGSAAAVRGARIRHQTAVLDGSAGDDGVRVRVRTADGSEDTIRARRAIITAGAWTTDVLTALGIEASLPPLRVTQEQPAFFAPRDGSTAWPGFNHTPAADDAATAWFPSGVYGMGSPGEGIKAGWHGVGPETHPDRRTYVPDPGLSDAIVRYAREWLPGVDSAAFSEITCTYTSTPDSAFVLERIGPVALGAGFSGHGFKFTPVIGRVLADLVVDPR
- a CDS encoding amino acid ABC transporter ATP-binding protein, coding for MSTHTAAAPRITTTGLVEIHNVHKSYAGVEVLSGIDLTIAPGEVVAILGPSGSGKSTLLRTINHLESVDRGSVTVDGQLIGYERRGDKLYELREKEILKRRTQIGIVFQNFNLFPHLTALENITEAPVDLGVLSKDAARELALSLLERVGLTDKAEHYPRQLSGGQQQRVAIARALALNPKVLLFDEPTSALDPELVGEVLDVIRDLARGGTTLIIVTHEIGFAREVADRVVFIDGGHVIEDGSPEKVLTNPEHPRTREFLAKVLA
- a CDS encoding copper chaperone PCu(A)C, yielding MNTLHTRTPLAALAATAALLLALTGCAGTATAEPSATTAPEADSITVEDAWVKTAEEGMSAAFGTIENTGDTDVVIVGASTAASPMIELHETVEDDSGAMVMRQKEGGFVIPAGDHLHLEPGGNHIMLMGLADPIVAGDEVTFTLEFEDGSTLEFTAPGKDYEGANETYEGDMDMDR
- a CDS encoding amino acid ABC transporter permease, which gives rise to MSTITTAPVAVSAPEQGGPPARAERVDLGDVRVVHTRHWFRWVLSAILIFAIAQFVWSLFTNENYEWNVFASYFFSEPVLIGIGYTLSLTAISASIGFILGTVLALGRLSKSTLLNSISWAYIWFFRSVPLVVQIIVWYNLGYLYPTLGLGTPFTTDFWIVEFPTVQLISAFAAAILGLGLHQAAYSAEIIRGGLISVDQGQHEAAAALGIPARKRLFRIILPQAMRSIIPNATNEVIGLVKGASVVFVIAIPELFYAVQVIYNRNSRVIPLLLVAVVWYTIITTILSIAQYYIERYYARGSVRTLPPTPLQRFRRWTAVQWARLGEDGAKAPPREPVSADLPVRPDAAIDANEETR
- a CDS encoding DUF1684 domain-containing protein, with the protein product MTDTLSTATIDRADFGRGWEAWHREHEARRADPHGFLAITGLHWLTAAPQLIPGVPGAWSTGPEGPVVALTDDDVLTFDGEVLRGIHTFGEIPERGGLTVAYDGGVAEVAKRGGHDIVRPRRPDHPFLAAYDGTPVYAPHPQWRVPARFVEYATPRRTEVGAAVDGLTHVYESPGYVEFTLRGETHRLIAFEGYAPGELVVLFTDETSGRTTYAANRTVGVPAPDADGGTVIDFTRAVNLPCAYTDFATCPLPPAGNHLPIAVEAGEKTPLARVHATL
- a CDS encoding NADPH-dependent FMN reductase, whose amino-acid sequence is MSSIVVLVGNPQPQSRTRLIAEELAAQLARRSDATVHPTIDLADVADELFRFPAPRIDELLGRVAGADLLIVASPTYKASYTGLLKAFLDRYPTNGLASVTAVPILTIGSPAHTLAVEHTLRPLLVELGASVPTRGLAFPASESDERARIIAEWLDGQWPYLQAR
- a CDS encoding GNAT family N-acetyltransferase; its protein translation is MSGADAPAVPSAEWLVEQVEWTDPRAHALRDAMDAEIGPRYAGRLDDVPQDVAERIGAALSVAPETIVATVIVTNAEGEAVGHAALRDLGAEFAGSLEVKRVYVAPDARGSGVSRLLMAELERIAADLGAQRLILQTGDRQPEAVALYERIGYTRIPIYPPYLEIAFSQCFEKPVARRAAA
- a CDS encoding copper resistance CopC family protein — encoded protein: MRARRSVFLGAAVIGVLIFGSAQSAAAHDELVGSDPASGEVRQSLPESVELTFSGELMELGAIVEVRDAGGVDHAAGDPEIDGTVVTVPVDPGGGDGSYAVVWRVVSSDGHPISGSVPFVVGSPSPERTDTPSATPTPTAVDAEATDAAPPASSAWAPGGWARTAAVAAGGATLALLLLIVGITLGRRRAAADRATGIRSGAPAESAKRASAPAPHEKDRS